Proteins from a genomic interval of Hydrogenophaga sp. PAMC20947:
- a CDS encoding GntR family transcriptional regulator, whose amino-acid sequence MVDTAAGQGPTTPAFSPLYQQIKTLILRSLQAGEWKPGDMIPSEFDLAARFRVSQGTVRKAVDELATDNLLVRRQGKGTFVATHAAQHIQYRFLRLLPDSGTLEGQGPAERRIVECRRLRAPADVARQLGLRTGDAVLQVRRVLAFGGTPAILEDLWLPGTAFKGLTLETLAEDKGPMYALFETQFGVRMVRATEKLKAVIADAPTAELLAIKQGHPLLSVERLAYTYNDVPMELRRGLYLTELRHYHNELS is encoded by the coding sequence GTGGTCGACACTGCCGCCGGCCAGGGGCCGACGACGCCCGCGTTCAGCCCGCTGTACCAGCAGATCAAAACCCTGATCTTGCGCAGCCTGCAGGCTGGCGAGTGGAAACCAGGCGACATGATCCCCAGCGAATTTGACCTGGCCGCACGCTTCCGGGTCAGCCAGGGCACGGTACGCAAAGCTGTGGACGAGCTCGCCACCGACAACCTGCTGGTGCGCCGACAAGGCAAAGGCACGTTTGTCGCAACCCATGCCGCGCAACACATCCAGTACCGATTCTTGCGCCTGCTCCCCGACAGCGGCACGCTCGAAGGCCAGGGTCCGGCTGAGCGCCGCATTGTTGAGTGCCGCCGCTTGCGCGCCCCGGCCGATGTGGCCCGCCAGCTGGGCCTGCGCACGGGCGATGCCGTCCTGCAAGTGCGCCGTGTGCTGGCCTTCGGTGGCACACCGGCCATCCTTGAAGACCTGTGGCTGCCGGGAACCGCTTTCAAAGGCCTGACCCTGGAGACCTTGGCCGAAGACAAGGGGCCGATGTATGCCCTGTTTGAAACCCAGTTCGGCGTGCGCATGGTCCGAGCCACGGAAAAACTCAAGGCCGTGATCGCCGACGCCCCGACCGCCGAACTGCTCGCCATCAAACAAGGCCATCCACTGCTCAGCGTCGAGCGGCTCGCGTACACCTACAACGATGTGCCCATGGAGCTGCGTCGGGGTCTGTACCTCACCGAATTGCGGCACTACCACAACGAATTGAGCTGA
- a CDS encoding malate dehydrogenase, whose amino-acid sequence MSKKPVRVAVTGAAGQIGYALLFRIASGEMLGKDQPVILQLLEVPVDGPQKALKGVMMELEDCAFPLLVGMEAHSDPMTAFKDTDYALLVGSMPRKAGMERAELLAINGQIFTAQGKALNAVASRNVKVLVVGNPANTNAYIAMKSAPDLNPNNFTAMLRLDHNRAASQIAAKTGKPVSAIKKLAVWGNHSPTMYADYRFATIDGASVKDMINDQDWNANVFLPTVGKRGAAIIEARGLSSAASAANAAIDHMRDWALGTKGEWVTMGIPSQGWYGIPKDTMFGFPVTCENGEYTVVEGLEIDAFSQECINKTLAELEGEKDGVKHLL is encoded by the coding sequence ATGAGCAAGAAGCCTGTTCGCGTTGCCGTCACTGGCGCCGCCGGTCAAATCGGTTACGCCCTGTTGTTCCGCATCGCCTCGGGCGAAATGCTGGGTAAAGACCAGCCTGTGATCCTGCAATTGCTGGAAGTGCCGGTTGACGGTCCCCAGAAGGCGCTCAAGGGCGTGATGATGGAATTGGAAGATTGCGCCTTCCCTCTGCTGGTCGGTATGGAAGCCCACAGCGATCCGATGACCGCTTTCAAAGACACCGATTACGCCCTGTTGGTCGGTTCCATGCCCCGCAAAGCCGGCATGGAGCGCGCCGAGTTGCTGGCCATCAACGGCCAGATCTTCACGGCCCAGGGCAAAGCCTTGAACGCCGTGGCCTCGCGCAATGTCAAGGTGCTGGTGGTGGGCAACCCTGCCAACACCAACGCCTACATCGCCATGAAGAGCGCACCGGATCTGAATCCCAACAACTTCACCGCCATGCTGCGCCTGGATCACAACCGTGCCGCCAGCCAGATTGCCGCCAAAACGGGCAAGCCCGTTTCTGCCATCAAAAAACTGGCTGTCTGGGGCAACCACTCGCCCACCATGTACGCCGATTACCGCTTCGCCACCATCGATGGCGCTTCGGTCAAGGACATGATCAACGATCAAGACTGGAACGCCAACGTGTTCCTGCCCACCGTGGGCAAGCGCGGCGCAGCCATCATTGAAGCGCGTGGCCTGTCTTCGGCCGCATCGGCCGCCAATGCGGCCATCGATCACATGCGCGACTGGGCCTTGGGCACCAAGGGCGAGTGGGTCACCATGGGCATTCCTTCGCAAGGCTGGTACGGCATTCCGAAAGACACCATGTTTGGCTTCCCCGTGACGTGTGAAAACGGCGAGTACACGGTTGTCGAAGGCCTGGAAATCGATGCTTTCTCGCAAGAATGCATCAACAAGACCCTGGCCGAGCTTGAAGGCGAAAAAGACGGCGTCAAGCACTTGCTGTAA
- a CDS encoding aldolase/citrate lyase family protein, with product MKPHPAQILLGAQAGAFALPVCDHYSGVEARMRKSLQLQAEMSAEFGACVFDVTLDCEDGAPVGGEAEHATLVTELALGAAPRARVAVRVHPVDHASFDAEVAAIAGQAGHRLCHLMVPKVESVADVHRAVSAMDAAGATQLPLHVLIESPAAVHRAFEIAAHPRVQSLSFGLMDFVSSHGGAIPAEGMGLAGQFAHPLVLRAKMEIASACHAFGKVPSHNVVTEFKDSAALATAARKASHELGYTRMWSIHPDQIRPILAAFSPSDAAVHTAAEIVERAAAADWAPVSHEGRLHDRASYRYYWQVLERAHQTGRRLPDSVVHWFASPAATS from the coding sequence ATGAAACCGCATCCCGCTCAGATACTGCTTGGTGCCCAGGCCGGCGCGTTCGCGCTGCCGGTCTGCGACCACTACAGCGGTGTTGAAGCTCGGATGCGCAAGAGCCTGCAATTGCAGGCAGAGATGAGCGCCGAATTCGGCGCTTGTGTTTTTGATGTCACGCTCGATTGTGAAGACGGGGCCCCTGTGGGCGGTGAAGCCGAGCATGCAACGCTGGTGACCGAGCTTGCGTTGGGGGCTGCGCCGCGGGCGCGCGTGGCGGTGCGTGTGCACCCGGTCGACCATGCATCGTTTGATGCCGAGGTGGCCGCCATTGCAGGCCAAGCCGGCCACCGTCTGTGCCATTTGATGGTGCCCAAGGTGGAGTCGGTTGCCGATGTGCATCGGGCCGTTTCTGCCATGGACGCCGCGGGTGCAACCCAGTTGCCGCTGCACGTGTTGATCGAGTCGCCGGCTGCGGTGCACCGCGCCTTCGAAATCGCGGCCCATCCCCGTGTGCAGAGCCTCAGCTTTGGCTTGATGGATTTTGTGTCCTCCCATGGCGGCGCGATTCCAGCGGAAGGCATGGGGCTCGCCGGGCAGTTTGCCCATCCGCTTGTGCTGCGGGCCAAAATGGAGATTGCATCGGCTTGTCATGCGTTTGGCAAAGTGCCTTCGCACAATGTCGTGACCGAGTTCAAGGACTCGGCGGCGTTGGCGACAGCGGCCCGCAAGGCGTCCCATGAGCTGGGCTACACCCGTATGTGGAGCATTCATCCAGATCAGATTCGGCCCATTCTCGCGGCCTTTTCGCCCAGCGATGCAGCGGTGCACACCGCCGCCGAGATTGTGGAGCGCGCCGCGGCGGCCGATTGGGCGCCGGTGTCTCATGAGGGCCGCTTGCACGACAGGGCCAGTTACCGCTACTACTGGCAAGTGCTGGAGCGTGCTCACCAGACGGGGCGTCGTTTGCCCGACTCGGTGGTGCATTGGTTTGCTTCCCCAGCCGCCACTTCCTGA
- the acnB gene encoding bifunctional aconitate hydratase 2/2-methylisocitrate dehydratase, with the protein MSNFLTDYRAHVAERAALGIPPLALDAKQVAALIELIKNPPAGEDAFLMDLLTHRVPPGVDDAAKVKASFLAAVAHEDEKVALISKTKATELLGTMVGGFNVHPLIELLDDAEVASVAAEGLKKTLLMFDFFNDVAEKAKSGNAKAKEVMQSWADGEWFTTRPEVEKKITVTVFKVPGETNTDDLSPAPDATTRPDIPMHYLAMLKNTRSDAAFKPEEDGKRGPMQFIEDLKAKGNLVAYVGDVVGTGSSRKSATNSVIWATGQDIPYVPNKRFGGVTLGGKIAPIFFNTQEDSGALPIEVDVTKLEMGDVVDVMPYDGKILKNGETMAEFKLKSDVLFDEVRAGGRINLIIGRALTAKAREFLALPVSTLFRLPTPPKETKAGFTLAQKMVGRAVGLPEGQGVRPGTYCEPKMTTVGSQDTTGPMTRDELKDLACLGFSADLVMQSFCHTAAYPKPVDVKTHRELPAFISSRGGVALRPGDGVIHSWLNRLLLPDTVGTGGDSHTRFPIGISFPAGSGLVAFGAATGVMPLDMPESVLVRFKGKMQPGVTLRDLVHAIPLYGIKAGLLTVAKAGKINEFSGRILEIEGLPDLKVEQAFELSDASAERSAAGCTIKLNPAPIKEYLTSNIVLMKNMIANGYADARTLQRRIEKVEAWLAKPDLLEADKDAEYAHVIEIDMADIKEPILCCPNDPDDAKTLSEVAGTKIDEAFIGSCMTNIGHFRAAAKLLGGQRDIPVKLWIAPPTKMDESELVKEGHYASFASAGARTEMPGCSLCMGNQAQVREGATVVSTSTRNFPNRLGKNTFVYLASAELAAIASKLGHIPSVAEYHEAMGIVNKDGEAIYKYLNFDQIEEYADTAKGVAA; encoded by the coding sequence ATGTCCAACTTCCTCACCGACTACCGCGCCCATGTGGCCGAACGCGCTGCGCTGGGTATTCCGCCGCTGGCGCTCGATGCCAAGCAAGTGGCTGCGCTGATCGAGCTGATCAAGAACCCGCCCGCAGGCGAAGACGCCTTCCTGATGGATTTGCTGACACACCGCGTGCCACCGGGTGTGGATGACGCGGCCAAAGTCAAGGCCAGCTTCCTGGCCGCTGTGGCCCACGAAGACGAAAAAGTCGCCTTGATCTCCAAGACCAAGGCGACCGAGTTGCTGGGCACGATGGTGGGCGGATTCAACGTGCACCCATTGATCGAGCTGCTCGACGACGCTGAAGTCGCGAGCGTGGCCGCCGAAGGCTTGAAGAAAACCCTGTTGATGTTTGACTTCTTCAACGATGTGGCCGAGAAAGCCAAATCGGGCAACGCCAAGGCCAAAGAAGTGATGCAGAGCTGGGCTGACGGCGAGTGGTTCACCACCCGCCCTGAAGTCGAGAAAAAAATCACCGTAACGGTGTTCAAGGTGCCAGGCGAAACCAACACCGACGATTTGTCGCCAGCGCCTGATGCCACGACGCGCCCGGACATTCCGATGCACTACCTGGCCATGCTCAAGAACACCCGTTCTGACGCGGCGTTCAAGCCCGAGGAAGACGGCAAGCGCGGCCCCATGCAGTTCATTGAAGACCTGAAGGCCAAGGGCAATCTCGTGGCCTATGTGGGCGACGTGGTCGGTACCGGTTCTTCGCGCAAATCGGCCACCAACTCGGTGATCTGGGCCACAGGCCAGGACATTCCTTACGTGCCCAACAAGCGTTTTGGTGGTGTGACCCTGGGCGGCAAAATCGCGCCCATCTTCTTCAATACGCAAGAAGACTCTGGCGCCTTGCCCATCGAAGTGGACGTGACCAAGCTGGAAATGGGCGACGTCGTTGACGTGATGCCCTACGACGGCAAAATTCTGAAAAACGGCGAAACCATGGCCGAGTTCAAGTTGAAGAGCGATGTGCTGTTTGACGAAGTGCGGGCTGGCGGCCGCATCAACCTGATCATTGGCCGTGCGCTCACCGCCAAGGCGCGCGAGTTTCTGGCGCTGCCCGTCTCCACGCTGTTCCGCCTGCCGACGCCTCCGAAAGAAACCAAGGCCGGCTTCACGCTGGCGCAAAAAATGGTCGGCCGCGCTGTGGGTTTGCCCGAAGGCCAGGGCGTGCGCCCTGGTACCTACTGCGAGCCAAAGATGACCACCGTGGGTTCGCAGGACACCACCGGCCCCATGACCCGCGACGAGCTGAAAGACTTGGCCTGCCTGGGCTTCAGTGCCGATCTGGTGATGCAGTCGTTTTGCCACACGGCGGCCTATCCCAAGCCGGTTGACGTGAAAACCCACCGCGAACTGCCTGCCTTCATCAGCAGCCGCGGCGGCGTGGCCTTGCGTCCTGGCGATGGCGTGATCCACTCGTGGCTCAACCGCCTGCTGTTGCCCGACACCGTGGGCACCGGTGGCGACAGCCACACCCGGTTCCCCATCGGTATCAGCTTCCCGGCCGGCTCTGGCCTGGTCGCTTTCGGTGCAGCCACCGGCGTGATGCCGCTGGACATGCCTGAGTCGGTGCTGGTGCGCTTCAAGGGCAAAATGCAGCCCGGCGTGACCTTGCGCGATCTGGTGCACGCGATTCCGTTGTACGGCATCAAGGCCGGTTTGCTGACCGTGGCCAAGGCGGGCAAGATCAATGAGTTCTCGGGCCGTATCCTGGAAATCGAAGGTCTGCCAGACCTCAAGGTAGAGCAGGCATTTGAGTTGTCCGATGCGTCGGCCGAGCGCTCTGCCGCTGGCTGCACCATCAAGCTCAACCCCGCGCCGATCAAGGAATACCTCACCAGCAACATCGTGCTGATGAAAAACATGATCGCCAACGGTTATGCCGACGCACGCACCCTGCAGCGCCGCATCGAAAAGGTCGAAGCCTGGCTGGCCAAGCCCGACTTGCTCGAAGCCGACAAAGACGCCGAGTATGCGCACGTCATCGAGATCGATATGGCAGACATCAAAGAGCCTATCCTCTGCTGCCCCAACGACCCGGACGATGCCAAGACGCTGTCTGAAGTGGCGGGCACCAAGATCGACGAAGCTTTCATCGGCTCTTGCATGACCAACATTGGGCACTTCCGGGCAGCTGCCAAGCTGCTCGGTGGCCAACGCGACATTCCTGTGAAGCTGTGGATTGCGCCGCCCACCAAGATGGACGAGAGCGAATTGGTCAAGGAAGGCCACTACGCGTCATTCGCCTCGGCGGGTGCTCGCACCGAAATGCCCGGCTGCTCGCTGTGTATGGGCAACCAGGCCCAAGTGCGT